The Mercurialis annua linkage group LG8, ddMerAnnu1.2, whole genome shotgun sequence genome window below encodes:
- the LOC126662101 gene encoding F-box protein CPR1-like has product MKKLLSATGDAAAGDVPIDVICSILSYLPVKSVLRFKCVSKSWCSLINDSHFKKSHIPQSHDQVFIFRSSDKYYSFYAGLFIDVIVSGASKPMESLFTRIPNPHICSGTKLLAACDGLLLVRNCDDDHLTLLNPLTREHRNLQDVRYDFPSSGCSSFYDLGYDSSTDDYKVFLRQSFALSEKPPREIRGEINILSVKTNCWRMVKYFDGYDGKNAVNLNGSLNWALMHYCSPEEDEFSTAKIVSFSLANETITEMKLPCYYSQGRR; this is encoded by the coding sequence ATGAAGAAGCTCCTCAGCGCAACCGGAGACGCAGCTGCCGGAGACGTACCTATAGACGTTATTTGTAGCATACTATCGTATCTCCCCGTCAAGTCGGTACTACGTTTCAAATGCGTATCAAAATCATGGTGCTCTCTAATCAATGATTCTCACTTTAAAAAATCACATATCCCTCAATCACATGATCAGGTATTTATTTTCCGAAGTTCGGACAAGTATTATAGTTTCTATGCTGGACTCTTTATTGATGTAATAGTTTCAGGAGCATCTAAGCCAATGGAATCACTCTTCACTCGTATCCCTAATCCACACATATGCAGTGGCACGAAATTATTGGCGGCTTGTGATGGCTTGTTACTCGTGAGAAATTGTGATGATGACCACTTAACTTTATTGAACCCTTTGACTAGAGAGCATCGTAATCTGCAGGATGTTAGATATGATTTTCCGTCGTCAGGGTGCAGTTCTTTCTACGACTTGGGTTATGATTCGTCAACGGATGACTACAAGGTATTTCTCCGACAGTCATTTGCTCTCTCTGAAAAGCCGCCGAGGGAGATCAGAGGAGAGATTAATATTCTCTCTGTGAAAACAAATTGTTGGCGGATGGTTAAATATTTTGATGGATATGACGGCAAGAATGCCGTAAATCTAAATGGATCTCTGAATTGGGCACTAATGCACTATTGTTCACCAGAAGAAGATGAGTTTTCGACCGCCAAGATTGTTTCATTTTCTCTAGCAAACGAGACGATAACAGAGATGAAACTTCCTTGTTATTACAGTCAAGGACGGAGATAG